From Phragmitibacter flavus, the proteins below share one genomic window:
- a CDS encoding LamG-like jellyroll fold domain-containing protein yields the protein MKRDIHSLIQSWLNGDITPADFEQLQDELLHSPEARQQLRHEINLDMVLRDHACSSLDANLTPWVQENPPARNSKSNANPFLRSWVPWAAAAGIAALLTAGVVIRTQRNSLQASAKVEETNQGAAILTRVSNAVWTDQTHSPRSGDTLGTGTFKLASGLAQIEFFSGATLLVDGPAEVEIHSPWKATCHSGKVRARVPPPAQGFVINTPQMEVEDLGTEFGVEVKPAESSTEVHVFEGDVNATPIGSKLVHLSEGEGLRRCNAGITPLKGNRSKDFVCLERMDALTQNRAKTRFAAWKEWKKQYCEDPRLLAYYAFQRSCNWERAADNDAPKVASFCTGGIVGARWTQGRWPEKDALEFKRPGDRVRIRLSGEYEGLTFACWLKVDGLDRKYNALLLTDGYEHGEPHWQILEDGRVMFSIASPPTSDGQTPEAQAYYSPIVFTHSNLGRWHHLAVTYNAISGETTHYFDGRQVSRELPPQQPPGCTVVYGPCEIGNWGLPAAGHEFPIRNLNGCIDEFVIYKNPLNNVELQAMYQAGRQD from the coding sequence ATGAAGCGCGACATCCATAGCCTCATCCAGAGCTGGCTCAACGGCGACATCACCCCCGCCGATTTTGAGCAACTTCAGGACGAGCTCCTTCATTCCCCTGAAGCCCGCCAGCAGCTTCGCCACGAGATCAATCTCGACATGGTGCTTCGTGACCACGCCTGTTCCAGTCTCGACGCCAACCTGACCCCTTGGGTTCAAGAAAACCCACCGGCCCGCAATTCCAAATCCAACGCGAACCCCTTCCTCCGCTCCTGGGTTCCCTGGGCCGCCGCAGCCGGGATCGCCGCCCTGCTCACCGCCGGTGTGGTCATCCGCACTCAACGGAACTCCCTTCAAGCCAGCGCCAAGGTCGAAGAAACCAACCAGGGCGCCGCCATCCTCACCCGCGTTTCCAACGCCGTGTGGACCGACCAAACCCACAGTCCCCGCTCCGGCGACACCCTCGGCACCGGCACCTTCAAACTCGCCAGCGGCCTCGCCCAGATCGAGTTCTTCAGCGGCGCCACTCTCCTCGTTGACGGACCCGCCGAAGTCGAAATTCACTCTCCCTGGAAAGCCACCTGCCACTCCGGCAAAGTCCGCGCCCGCGTCCCGCCCCCAGCCCAGGGTTTCGTCATCAACACTCCCCAAATGGAGGTCGAAGATCTTGGCACTGAATTCGGCGTCGAAGTTAAACCCGCCGAGAGCAGCACTGAAGTCCACGTATTCGAAGGCGACGTCAATGCCACCCCGATTGGCAGCAAACTGGTCCATCTCAGCGAAGGCGAGGGCCTGCGTCGCTGCAACGCAGGAATCACCCCCCTCAAAGGTAACCGCTCCAAAGACTTCGTCTGCCTTGAGCGCATGGACGCCCTCACCCAAAATCGCGCCAAAACCAGATTCGCCGCTTGGAAAGAGTGGAAAAAACAATACTGCGAAGATCCCCGCCTGCTCGCCTATTACGCGTTCCAGCGCAGCTGCAACTGGGAACGCGCGGCCGACAATGACGCCCCCAAAGTCGCCTCCTTCTGCACCGGGGGCATCGTCGGGGCCCGCTGGACCCAAGGCCGCTGGCCTGAAAAGGACGCCCTCGAATTTAAGCGTCCCGGCGATCGCGTCCGTATCCGTCTCTCCGGCGAATATGAAGGCCTCACTTTCGCCTGCTGGCTGAAAGTCGACGGCCTCGATCGCAAATACAACGCGCTCCTGCTCACCGATGGTTATGAACACGGCGAACCCCACTGGCAGATCCTTGAAGACGGACGCGTCATGTTCTCCATTGCCTCCCCGCCCACTTCCGACGGACAAACCCCCGAAGCCCAGGCTTACTACAGCCCCATCGTCTTCACCCACTCCAACCTTGGCCGCTGGCATCACCTCGCCGTCACCTACAACGCCATCAGCGGCGAAACCACCCATTACTTCGACGGACGCCAGGTCAGTCGAGAGCTCCCTCCTCAACAACCCCCCGGCTGCACCGTGGTTTACGGACCCTGTGAAATCGGCAACTGGGGCCTCCCCGCCGCCGGTCACGAATTCCCCATCCGCAATCTCAACGGCTGTATCGACGAATTCGTCATCTACAAAAATCCCCTCAACAACGTTGAGCTGCAGGCCATGTATCAAGCCGGTCGTCAGGATTGA
- a CDS encoding sigma-70 family RNA polymerase sigma factor has translation MSEAAPPEHYETFVRLFVSHEGRLRGFVRSLLNNWDSVDEVMQETSLVAWRKFAQFDPDTNFMAWAAAIARFESLKHLRRQSRDKLVFNDDILDLLAEESLEDTEHLEHQRAALSTCLAKLDTRQKDLLQLAYQPGVKFHEVAAQAGKSTQAFYKTIQRLRASLLNCAERQLKQSGASA, from the coding sequence ATGTCCGAAGCCGCCCCACCTGAACACTACGAAACCTTTGTCCGCCTCTTCGTCTCCCACGAAGGAAGGCTCCGTGGTTTCGTCCGCAGCCTCCTCAATAACTGGGATTCCGTCGACGAAGTCATGCAGGAAACCAGTCTCGTCGCCTGGCGCAAATTCGCCCAATTTGATCCCGATACGAACTTCATGGCCTGGGCCGCCGCCATCGCCCGCTTCGAATCCCTCAAACACCTGCGCCGCCAGTCGCGCGACAAACTCGTTTTCAACGACGACATCCTCGACCTGCTCGCCGAAGAAAGCCTCGAAGACACCGAGCACCTCGAACACCAGCGCGCCGCCCTCAGCACCTGCCTCGCCAAACTCGACACCCGCCAGAAGGACCTCCTGCAACTCGCCTACCAGCCCGGTGTCAAATTCCACGAAGTCGCCGCCCAAGCCGGCAAAAGCACCCAGGCCTTTTACAAGACCATCCAACGTCTCCGCGCCAGCCTGCTCAACTGCGCTGAACGCCAACTCAAACAATCCGGAGCCAGCGCCTGA
- a CDS encoding P-II family nitrogen regulator, with protein MKKIEAIIKPHKFDEVQEALRTAGVHGMTVTEVKGFGRQRGHTEIYRGSEYTVDFLPKTKIEVLTSDEQASSIVETIVKAASTGKVGDGKISVYNVEEVVRIRTSERGVEAL; from the coding sequence ATGAAAAAAATCGAAGCCATCATCAAGCCCCATAAATTTGACGAAGTTCAAGAAGCCCTCCGCACCGCAGGTGTGCACGGCATGACCGTCACCGAAGTCAAAGGCTTTGGCCGTCAACGCGGACACACCGAAATCTACCGCGGCAGCGAATACACCGTCGACTTCCTTCCAAAAACCAAAATCGAAGTTCTCACCTCCGACGAGCAAGCCTCGTCCATCGTGGAAACCATCGTGAAGGCCGCCAGCACTGGCAAAGTCGGCGACGGCAAAATCTCCGTCTACAACGTCGAAGAAGTCGTCCGCATCCGCACCAGCGAACGCGGCGTCGAAGCCCTGTAA
- a CDS encoding DUF4278 domain-containing protein produces MTTNLQYRGTFFNANELHTEAQPVKPHGGTYRGATFEHADLVHPLQGKKVKIAYRGAQGEITL; encoded by the coding sequence ATGACCACCAACCTTCAATATCGCGGCACCTTCTTTAACGCCAACGAACTTCATACCGAAGCCCAACCCGTCAAACCACACGGCGGAACCTATCGTGGCGCCACTTTCGAGCATGCCGACCTCGTCCATCCCCTTCAGGGCAAAAAAGTCAAAATCGCCTATCGCGGCGCCCAAGGCGAAATCACCCTGTAA
- a CDS encoding sigma-54-dependent transcriptional regulator: MKLKARILIIDASEHDAKVAADALREVGAEVEVAEDGEEGLEMALKEPFDAVITEYRLPGVGGLQVIAALHVRKPRLPVVLTTGMRDGDVAIRAIKGGAYDFLPKPLDVEELRSVVDEAVSAARQMAKPVEIGKVKQESDSLIGKSRAMARVYRELAKMASTPVTVLIRGDTGTGKELIARALYQHGHRAHKPFIAVNCAAIPEHLLESELFGHEKGAFTGAVSTRIGRFEQAHHATLFLDEIGDMDMTLQAKLLRVLQERRIQRVGGREDIPVDVRFIAATHRNLEEMIRKGEFREDLYYRLNVATITLPPLRERTGDVPLLVDYFLARYAEDFGQDKASIATQAVEYLERQPWPGNVRQLQNILRKALLKKRGYTIMEDDLRELLAESSAPVFQGGGESFAEVTRKVLQQAMDGEIQGAYAEMQRLMEQELLGAAIELSHGNKAKAARWLGLSRLTLREKLQQYGIDRTKD, from the coding sequence ATGAAATTGAAGGCACGAATTTTGATCATTGATGCATCGGAACATGATGCAAAGGTCGCGGCTGACGCGTTGCGTGAAGTGGGGGCGGAGGTGGAGGTGGCTGAGGATGGAGAAGAGGGCTTGGAGATGGCGTTGAAGGAGCCTTTTGATGCGGTGATCACCGAGTATCGATTGCCGGGGGTTGGGGGGTTGCAGGTGATTGCGGCGTTGCATGTGAGAAAACCGCGTTTGCCGGTGGTGCTGACGACGGGGATGCGGGACGGGGATGTGGCGATCCGGGCGATCAAGGGCGGGGCGTATGACTTTTTACCGAAGCCGCTGGATGTGGAGGAGTTGCGCAGTGTGGTGGATGAGGCGGTGAGCGCGGCGCGGCAGATGGCGAAGCCGGTGGAAATCGGCAAGGTGAAGCAGGAGTCGGATTCGCTGATCGGGAAGAGCCGGGCAATGGCGCGGGTGTATCGGGAGCTGGCGAAGATGGCGTCGACGCCGGTGACGGTGTTGATTCGGGGCGATACGGGGACGGGGAAGGAGTTGATTGCGCGGGCGTTGTATCAGCATGGGCATCGGGCGCACAAGCCGTTCATTGCGGTGAACTGTGCAGCGATTCCGGAGCATTTGCTGGAGAGTGAGTTGTTTGGTCACGAGAAGGGGGCGTTTACGGGGGCGGTGTCGACGCGGATTGGCCGATTCGAACAGGCGCATCATGCGACGTTGTTTTTGGATGAGATTGGGGACATGGACATGACGTTGCAGGCGAAGCTGTTGCGGGTGTTGCAGGAGCGGCGGATTCAACGGGTGGGGGGACGTGAGGACATCCCGGTGGATGTGCGCTTCATTGCGGCGACGCATCGCAATTTGGAGGAGATGATTCGCAAGGGGGAGTTCCGTGAGGATTTGTATTACCGGCTGAATGTGGCGACGATCACGTTGCCGCCGTTGCGGGAGCGGACGGGGGATGTGCCGCTGTTGGTGGATTATTTTCTGGCGCGTTATGCGGAAGATTTTGGTCAGGACAAGGCGTCGATTGCGACGCAGGCGGTGGAGTATTTGGAGCGTCAGCCCTGGCCGGGAAATGTGCGTCAGCTGCAGAATATTTTGCGCAAGGCGCTGCTGAAGAAGCGCGGATACACCATCATGGAGGATGACCTGCGCGAGCTGCTGGCGGAGTCTTCAGCGCCGGTATTTCAGGGAGGGGGCGAGTCGTTTGCGGAGGTGACGCGCAAGGTGTTGCAGCAGGCGATGGATGGCGAGATTCAGGGGGCCTATGCGGAGATGCAGCGGTTGATGGAGCAGGAGCTTTTGGGGGCGGCGATTGAGTTATCGCATGGCAACAAGGCGAAGGCGGCGCGGTGGCTGGGATTGTCGAGGCTGACGCTGCGGGAGAAGTTGCAGCAGTATGGGATCGATAGGACGAAGGACTAA
- a CDS encoding response regulator, translating into MKRKIRILIVDDHAMMRLGLAEAIAAERDFNLIGEASNGTQALHFYREHQPDVVTMDFRIPGPDGAESTAMLRAEFPDARIVLLSIFEGEEDIWRAVQAGASGYVSKSAEIEELLEAIRVVHTGGTYFPAAIAAKLAARQTRDNLTPRELQALRHIVAGFSNKEIAARLHMSEATVKLHISNTLAKLNVADRTQAAIIAVRRGIIHLDA; encoded by the coding sequence ATGAAGCGAAAAATCCGCATCCTCATCGTCGACGACCACGCCATGATGCGCCTCGGCCTCGCCGAAGCCATCGCCGCTGAACGCGATTTCAACCTCATCGGCGAAGCCAGCAACGGCACCCAGGCCCTGCATTTTTATCGCGAACATCAACCCGACGTCGTCACCATGGACTTCAGAATCCCAGGCCCCGACGGCGCGGAATCCACCGCCATGTTGCGCGCCGAATTTCCCGATGCACGCATCGTCCTGCTCTCCATCTTTGAAGGCGAAGAAGACATCTGGCGCGCCGTTCAGGCCGGTGCCTCGGGTTATGTCTCCAAATCCGCCGAAATCGAAGAACTGCTCGAAGCCATCCGCGTCGTCCACACCGGCGGCACCTACTTCCCCGCCGCCATCGCCGCCAAACTCGCCGCCCGCCAAACCCGCGACAACCTCACCCCGCGCGAACTCCAGGCCCTCCGCCACATCGTCGCCGGCTTCAGCAACAAGGAAATCGCCGCCCGCCTGCACATGTCCGAAGCCACCGTCAAACTTCACATCTCCAACACCCTCGCCAAACTCAACGTGGCCGACCGCACCCAGGCCGCCATCATCGCCGTCCGCCGTGGCATCATCCATCTCGACGCCTGA